A window of Papaver somniferum cultivar HN1 unplaced genomic scaffold, ASM357369v1 unplaced-scaffold_104, whole genome shotgun sequence contains these coding sequences:
- the LOC113327578 gene encoding uncharacterized protein LOC113327578, which produces MESVYNCVEKNTKFLIGDGRDTSLYYDIWFDKTSIADVLNGYSLDATARVSDILKDGLWDIPEIHLQYLIAAGLELNRMPIPMGGADVRVWMPELKGEFSVKSVTELLRQKYSRLKGTQLLWRKEVHPVLAAQNWKFLRGACATYDLIRRRFKISLANKCCLCDVQEETLTHVLYECCFAIRAWNWLADVFKLQPNANLIVSFKAAKGRSHIVRDLWLIANLVLRSELWQLRNKAVFEHKKPNWSIFHKRVLKLIQDYSIRLKGHMNNSADDVVLLSYFRVQHRSVKLHHPVACFWLPPEANELQICCDGVARGNPGVAGAGVVARDEHCSVLGAMSIGLGVTTNYLAELYDTIVGLEWAMQWGFSCICIRSDSMGVVEAFKNDSIPCR; this is translated from the exons ATGGA GAGTGTGTATAATTGTGTGGAAAAGAATACTAAGTTCTTAATTGGTGATGGTAGAGATACTTCTCTTTATTATGACATTTGGTTTGATAAGACTAGTATTGCTGATGTGCTAAATGGTTATTCTCTCGATGCAACAGCTAGAGTAAGTGATATTTTAAAGGATGGCCTTTGGGATATTCCTGAAATTCACTTGCAATACTTGATTGCTGCTGGTCTAGAGTTGAATAGGATGCCAATTCCTATGGGTGGAGCTGATGTTAGGGTATGGATGCCGGAGTTGAAGGGTGAGTTCAGTGTTAAGTCTGTAACTGAGTTGCTTCGGCAGAAGTATTCTCGGTTAAAAGGTACGCAGCTTCTGTGGAGAAAAGAAGTTCATCCTGTTCTTGCTGCTCAGAACTGGAAATTCTTGCGTGGAGCTTGTGCTACGTATGACCTTATCAGGCGCAGGTTCAAGATCTCTCTTGCTAACAAATGTTGCTTGTGTGATGTTCAAGAGGAAACTCTTACTCATGTGTTATATGAGTGTTGCTTTGCTATAAGAGCCTGGAATTGGCTAGCTGATGTGTTCAAGTTACAACCTAATGCTAACCTTATTGTTTCTTTTAAAGCAGCAAAAGGAAGGAGTCATATTGTCCGTGATCTGTGGCTTATTGCCAACCTTGTTCTTAGGTCGGAGCTATGGCAGTTGCGGAACAAGGCTGTTTTCGAGCATAAAAAGCCTAATTGGAGTATCTTTCATAAGCGCGTTCTGAAGTTGATACAAGATTATTCAATTCGGCTCAAGGGTCATATGAACAATAGTGCTGATGATGTTGTTCTTCTGAGCTATTTTAGAGTTCAGCACCGTAGTGTGAAGTTGCATCATCCTGTGGCTTGTTTTTGGTTACCGCCTGAGGCTAATGAATTAcaaatttgttgtgatggagtGGCGAGAGGTAACCCAGGCGTTGCGGGTGCAGGTGTAGTAGCTAGGGATGAGCATTGTTCAGTACTTGGTGCTATGAGTATTGGGCTAGGAGTCACGACGAATTATTTAGCAGAATTGTATGACACtattgttggtttggagtgggctatgcAATGGGGTTTTTCTTGTATTTGTATACGGTCTGATTCTATGGGAGTTGTTGAAGCTTTCAAGAATGACTCAATTCCTTG TAGGTGA
- the LOC113327579 gene encoding uncharacterized protein LOC113327579, translated as MAGVKSSILPGICWVHKEVVNNTKCIIGDGRNTSLFYDVWYGSETLASVLNRSDLDRSGRVCDIISHGNWLLQGAHLQDLVCAGVVMENLPTLCSGRDKRIWMPDMKGVFSVKSARELIRKKFPTMKEASLLWRKVVHPSLAAQNWKFVRGACATLDKVRSRFKIQLASRCSVCQIEEETLQHVLWSCSFAQKAWNWIAGIFNIKPYYDLITSYNGARLQSGIVRDLWLVANLVVRSELWFDEC; from the coding sequence ATGGCTGGTgtaaaatcttctattcttcctggaatttgttgggttcataaggaagtTGTGAATAATACAAAATGCATCATTGGAGATGGTAGGAATACGTCTCTTTTCTATGATGTGTGGTATGGAAGTGAGACTTTGGCAAGTGTTCTTAATCGTTCAGACTTGGACAGATCAGGTCGGGTTTGTGATATTATTTCACATGGTAATTGGCTGTTGCAAGGAGCTCACTTGCAAGATCTTGTATGTGCTGGTGTGGTTATGGAGAATTTGCCAACGCTTTGTAGTGGGAGGGACAAGAGGATTTGGATGCCTGATATGAAGGGTGTGTTTTCAGTTAAGTCAGCTAGAGAATTGATTAGAAAGAAGTTCCCTACTATGAAAGAAGCTTCGCTATTGTGGAGGAAAGTtgtgcatccttctttggcggctcagaATTGGAAGTTTGTTCGGGGAgcgtgtgcaactcttgataaagtTCGCAGCAGGTTTAAGATTCAATTGGCTTCTAGGTGCAGCGTTTGTCAAATTGAAGAGGAGACACTTCAGCACGTCCTCTGGAGCTGTAGTTTTGCGCAAAAAGCTTGGAACTGGATAGCAGGTATTTTCAATATAAAACCTTATTATGATTTGATCACGTCTTACAATGGAGCTAGGCTTCAAAGTGGCATTGTTAGGGATTTGTGGCTGGTAGCAAATTTGGTTGTGCGATCTGAACTTtggtttgatgagtgctaa